The Methanocella arvoryzae MRE50 genome includes a region encoding these proteins:
- a CDS encoding aminopeptidase produces MATLNEAAKVAMRDVMGLREGEEVLIITNFEGEVFPIAKAIFEETKALGGKPVIMVQEMKTTYTYAERLVRKAIEAEPDIYVSLSAHKLGKDPYGLNIGYVGRDGKKYQHIIDKVMDGDRRVRGFWSPTTNVAMFERCVAVDYQAMQELAARLKKVLDAGKEVHVTSPAGTDVTFSIDGRKAMLDDGNYTAPGSGGNLPAGETFISPVVGSTKGTIVFDGTIDLVPKAMIPKQPVRLTFKDGYVDKITGGEEATELLNVIMKGEQMAREKGMAEQEKNCRHLGELGIGINYAAKMTGNLLEDEKLGKTVHFAIGSNYDYDAEATIHQDCLVMNPDMWVDGKQIMKNGELLSNF; encoded by the coding sequence TTGGCGACGCTGAACGAAGCAGCAAAAGTGGCCATGAGAGACGTCATGGGCCTCAGGGAAGGAGAAGAAGTCCTGATCATCACCAACTTCGAGGGAGAAGTATTCCCGATCGCGAAGGCGATCTTCGAGGAGACGAAAGCACTGGGCGGCAAGCCCGTCATCATGGTCCAGGAGATGAAGACGACCTACACGTACGCCGAGCGGCTGGTCCGGAAAGCCATCGAGGCAGAGCCCGACATCTACGTCTCGCTCTCCGCCCACAAGCTGGGTAAGGATCCTTATGGCCTGAACATCGGCTACGTCGGCCGGGACGGCAAGAAGTACCAGCACATCATCGACAAAGTCATGGACGGCGACAGGAGGGTCAGAGGTTTCTGGTCCCCGACCACTAACGTGGCCATGTTCGAGCGCTGCGTAGCAGTCGACTACCAGGCCATGCAGGAACTCGCAGCCCGCCTCAAGAAGGTGCTGGATGCGGGCAAAGAAGTCCACGTCACATCCCCGGCAGGCACCGACGTCACCTTCTCCATCGACGGGCGCAAGGCTATGCTGGACGACGGCAACTACACAGCCCCAGGCTCCGGCGGCAACCTGCCCGCAGGCGAAACTTTCATATCGCCAGTCGTGGGCAGCACGAAAGGTACCATCGTCTTCGACGGCACCATCGACCTGGTTCCCAAAGCGATGATCCCGAAGCAGCCGGTCAGGCTGACATTTAAAGACGGCTACGTCGACAAGATCACCGGTGGAGAAGAGGCCACCGAGCTTCTGAACGTCATCATGAAAGGCGAACAGATGGCCCGGGAAAAAGGTATGGCGGAACAGGAGAAGAACTGCCGCCACCTCGGCGAATTGGGAATAGGCATCAACTATGCAGCGAAGATGACCGGCAACCTGCTGGAGGACGAGAAGCTCGGCAAGACCGTCCACTTCGCCATCGGCAGCAACTACGACTACGACGCAGAGGCGACCATTCATCAGGACTGCCTCGTCATGAACCCGGATATGTGGGTCGACGGGAAGCAGATCATGAAGAACGGCGAGCTCCTCAGCAACTTCTAG
- a CDS encoding RAD55 family ATPase: MGKDTVTTGIEGLDELLCGGLPKGSTVLLSGPPGAGKTVLALQYAFYHASRGERVLFVSTCEPLYKVNRYASSLSFYNLDLISGGINMEFYDPKIKRGYVELQDYSLGQMVDEQYVGDFFDGIQKKVTRRSIDHLIVDSITSINMLIGNEIDRRKKTLLFSAWVSRMGCTTLLTAEQSEGDGTERFLTDAIIDLGSTEISPLWSTDTLQNTRGRTIGVTKLRGKSHLSGRYLYNITRDGIRILPPGRITISRKGATTGIPDLDALTGGFSTGERWHFNTDGREPFGSMLRQMIDAALKAGEGVVLFAPSLGITDEVTLEEQLGPEAKEAQKAGRLIIVLKGPVAGKALGSIVSFATEQAGGLGKLAPEITSLTAGKRHGWIAFFDLEGLGEEWDTTHARNVFAGLVDALAAAGMTVITSADIGYGAGLSPTIEQHTDVVVDTWKMDLYWLLRVRKAPGAVSYEPHAVRVDEGKISLMKL, encoded by the coding sequence ATGGGTAAAGACACTGTCACCACAGGTATCGAAGGACTCGACGAGCTGCTCTGCGGCGGCCTGCCAAAAGGCTCGACTGTGCTGCTGTCCGGGCCTCCGGGAGCCGGGAAGACAGTGCTGGCGCTCCAGTATGCATTTTACCACGCCAGCCGGGGAGAGAGGGTCCTGTTTGTCAGCACATGCGAGCCGCTGTACAAGGTAAACCGGTACGCTTCCAGCCTGTCGTTCTACAACCTCGACCTGATCAGCGGGGGCATCAACATGGAGTTCTACGACCCCAAAATTAAAAGAGGATACGTGGAACTGCAGGACTATTCCCTCGGGCAGATGGTGGACGAGCAGTACGTAGGCGACTTTTTCGACGGCATCCAGAAGAAGGTCACCCGGAGGAGCATCGATCACCTTATCGTAGACTCGATCACCTCGATCAACATGCTGATCGGAAACGAGATCGACCGGCGGAAGAAGACGCTGCTCTTCAGTGCCTGGGTTTCCCGCATGGGCTGCACTACTCTGCTCACCGCAGAGCAGTCCGAAGGCGACGGGACCGAGCGGTTCCTCACCGACGCGATCATCGATCTCGGCAGCACTGAGATCAGCCCCCTGTGGAGCACCGACACCCTGCAGAACACCCGGGGCCGGACCATCGGGGTCACGAAGCTCCGGGGCAAAAGCCACCTGAGCGGCAGGTACCTGTACAATATCACCCGCGACGGCATCAGGATCCTCCCGCCCGGAAGGATAACGATAAGCCGCAAAGGCGCCACTACCGGCATTCCTGACCTCGATGCCCTGACCGGCGGCTTCTCTACAGGTGAGCGGTGGCACTTTAACACCGACGGCAGAGAACCCTTCGGCAGCATGCTCCGGCAGATGATCGACGCTGCCCTGAAAGCTGGAGAAGGCGTCGTGCTCTTCGCCCCATCCCTGGGCATCACCGACGAGGTTACGCTGGAGGAACAGCTCGGCCCCGAAGCAAAGGAAGCCCAGAAAGCCGGCCGCCTGATCATTGTACTCAAAGGCCCTGTCGCGGGAAAAGCCCTGGGCAGCATCGTGTCCTTCGCTACAGAACAGGCAGGCGGCCTCGGAAAGCTCGCCCCGGAGATCACCTCGCTGACAGCCGGAAAAAGGCACGGGTGGATAGCCTTCTTCGACCTTGAAGGGCTGGGCGAGGAGTGGGATACCACTCATGCCAGAAACGTCTTCGCCGGCCTGGTCGACGCCCTCGCAGCCGCAGGCATGACAGTGATCACCTCCGCAGACATCGGCTACGGCGCCGGCCTCTCGCCCACGATCGAGCAGCACACTGACGTAGTCGTCGACACCTGGAAAATGGACCTCTACTGGCTGCTGCGCGTGAGAAAAGCGCCCGGAGCGGTCAGCTACGAGCCCCATGCGGTCAGAGTCGACGAGGGGAAAATAAGTCTCATGAAGCTATAA
- a CDS encoding Lrp/AsnC family transcriptional regulator has translation MKIDKMNKKILNILQRNGRMTYKEVAKKIDRAQSTVRDRIGIMEEDGVIKGYTVVINKKKAGLDCYAIIQCKVDPAGLDEVTRRLQRVENVLQVYHTSGDRNLTFMMATCDYDEMKRILSDKVAPLGIKDIETKIVMDSVREMAFTDIM, from the coding sequence ATGAAGATCGACAAAATGAACAAAAAAATCTTGAACATCCTGCAGCGCAACGGACGAATGACGTATAAGGAAGTCGCCAAGAAGATCGACAGGGCGCAATCGACTGTCCGTGACCGCATCGGCATCATGGAAGAGGATGGTGTCATCAAGGGCTATACTGTCGTCATCAACAAGAAGAAAGCAGGGCTTGACTGCTATGCCATCATCCAGTGCAAGGTGGACCCGGCCGGCCTCGACGAAGTGACCCGGAGACTTCAGCGAGTAGAGAACGTCCTGCAGGTGTACCACACCAGCGGCGACCGCAACCTGACGTTCATGATGGCCACCTGCGACTACGATGAGATGAAGCGGATCCTGAGCGACAAAGTGGCCCCGCTCGGCATCAAGGACATCGAGACCAAGATCGTGATGGATTCCGTGCGCGAGATGGCGTTCACAGATATAATGTAA
- a CDS encoding Lrp/AsnC family transcriptional regulator, whose protein sequence is MSSKFKGNLDDTDLFIIRRLCEDSNTSLAAIGEELNVSPSTIHKRICRLKDGGIIERFTILFDPSILELNTIAFVGIELERSAMVGKKKEEVINRLLALREVLEIHETLEPFDLMLKLRTRDVDLLREVIGNISAIDGVMATNTILTTRKILETPLKYDNLKEV, encoded by the coding sequence ATGAGCTCCAAGTTCAAAGGCAACCTCGACGACACAGACCTCTTTATCATCAGGAGACTCTGCGAAGACAGCAACACTTCGCTCGCCGCCATCGGTGAAGAGCTGAATGTATCGCCTTCCACCATCCACAAGCGCATTTGTCGGCTGAAGGACGGGGGGATTATCGAACGCTTTACCATCCTGTTCGACCCTTCGATTCTCGAGCTCAACACGATCGCCTTTGTCGGCATCGAGCTGGAACGCAGCGCGATGGTGGGCAAAAAGAAAGAGGAGGTCATCAACAGACTGCTCGCGCTTAGAGAAGTGCTGGAGATCCATGAAACTCTGGAGCCATTCGACCTCATGCTGAAGCTCCGCACCAGAGACGTAGACCTGCTGCGGGAAGTCATCGGCAACATATCGGCCATCGACGGAGTCATGGCGACCAACACGATCCTGACCACCCGCAAGATCCTGGAGACGCCACTCAAGTACGACAATCTGAAAGAAGTCTGA
- a CDS encoding Lrp/AsnC family transcriptional regulator — MAYKSVKDLDAVDIKIIEKLCKDSSASLSDIAQELGVSASTVHKRINQMRENHIIERFTILFDPSILNLRTVAFVGIELERDALMGKKKEEVLGSLAEIPYIMEIHETLAPFDLILKLRTRNVEKLRGIITSIAAIDGVMATNTILTTNRILERYVEVPNSNSGV; from the coding sequence ATGGCTTACAAATCGGTTAAGGACCTGGATGCTGTCGACATCAAGATTATTGAGAAGCTGTGCAAAGACTCGAGTGCCTCGCTATCCGACATAGCGCAGGAGTTGGGAGTCTCCGCATCGACGGTGCACAAACGCATCAACCAGATGAGGGAGAACCACATTATCGAGCGATTCACTATCCTTTTCGATCCCTCGATACTGAACTTACGTACAGTCGCGTTCGTAGGTATCGAGCTGGAGCGGGACGCCCTCATGGGCAAGAAAAAGGAAGAGGTACTTGGATCGCTAGCTGAGATACCGTATATCATGGAGATCCATGAAACCCTCGCTCCGTTCGACCTCATCCTGAAGCTCCGTACCAGAAACGTGGAAAAGCTAAGAGGGATCATCACGAGCATTGCTGCCATAGACGGCGTAATGGCAACCAATACTATACTGACTACCAACAGGATTCTCGAGCGCTACGTAGAAGTCCCTAACTCGAATTCCGGCGTTTAA
- a CDS encoding PKD domain-containing protein: MKRAILSLLLIAMMLLSTTTAVADDFTGGKMTDQGWVLTGNWISNDITKGAMVEDSGTATYPIHTGASGAFECSIQFKYGNLSSYTAVGVQTADGRTVTIDYNPADVSYYANVNGNRVLLGHDWRTPYEAHYAIISSTDGNIYKFKIGSFVQEINVGSVPTKIYIRFDNNGAPTEHNLADQEAGRGSGYNLPVLYRVTWTSPETPAPVATITSAGPLSGPAELVVNFEGTATNSPTSCVWDFGDGSEPVTGLTATHKYDVPGTYTVKFTASNIGGSSEDTVQVVVEPKIIAPSEAPVVSVTADPVSGDVPLTVSFVGTATNEPTSYQWSINGNEIGTDSTLTYTFNDAGTYFVKFVAANAAGESEPVYTKITVTDPAAIPDPIPAPADRIIDPEDALAFSQYPFYSPDSIVTYDGKGGYTVSDPRKSSTTQIANPASGPATYSVTGQVISAADNQPISDASVVLDDVMQKTNAYGEFRFDSLKAGNYDLAVSADGYVAKTIAVNLDDNKLVSIPLDEASAGSAITAGAANETANMTTDATTDGSAVAGNATATPTTARSPGFDFVTVLAAILVVAGVLFFVGRKN; the protein is encoded by the coding sequence ATGAAAAGAGCGATATTATCTCTTTTGCTGATAGCGATGATGTTGCTATCTACGACTACTGCCGTGGCTGATGATTTCACGGGCGGTAAGATGACCGATCAGGGCTGGGTTCTGACAGGGAACTGGATCAGCAACGACATCACTAAGGGTGCGATGGTTGAAGACTCGGGAACGGCCACCTACCCCATCCACACTGGAGCCAGCGGTGCATTCGAGTGCAGTATCCAGTTCAAGTATGGTAACCTAAGCTCCTACACTGCAGTCGGTGTCCAGACTGCCGATGGCCGGACTGTAACCATCGATTACAACCCGGCTGATGTAAGCTACTATGCTAATGTCAACGGCAACCGTGTACTACTGGGCCACGACTGGAGGACACCCTATGAGGCTCACTATGCCATCATATCTTCCACTGATGGTAATATCTACAAGTTCAAGATAGGGTCCTTCGTCCAGGAAATCAACGTCGGAAGCGTGCCGACTAAGATCTATATCAGGTTTGACAACAACGGCGCTCCAACCGAACATAACCTTGCCGACCAGGAGGCTGGCAGGGGAAGCGGATATAACCTGCCTGTGCTGTACCGTGTCACCTGGACATCCCCCGAGACTCCCGCACCCGTAGCCACGATCACCAGCGCAGGGCCTCTGAGCGGGCCTGCCGAGCTGGTCGTCAACTTCGAAGGCACGGCCACAAACTCGCCGACTTCCTGCGTGTGGGACTTCGGAGACGGGTCTGAGCCTGTCACCGGTCTCACAGCCACCCACAAGTACGACGTCCCGGGCACCTACACTGTTAAGTTTACTGCGAGCAACATCGGCGGCTCCAGCGAGGATACCGTCCAGGTAGTCGTAGAGCCGAAGATTATCGCTCCCTCTGAAGCTCCCGTAGTCAGCGTCACAGCTGATCCGGTTAGCGGAGATGTGCCGCTGACAGTAAGCTTCGTGGGTACTGCAACTAACGAGCCAACATCTTACCAGTGGTCCATCAACGGGAATGAGATCGGTACTGACTCGACCCTGACTTATACGTTTAACGACGCAGGCACTTACTTTGTAAAATTCGTGGCGGCTAACGCTGCGGGCGAAAGCGAGCCCGTTTACACTAAGATCACTGTGACCGATCCGGCTGCCATCCCGGACCCGATACCGGCTCCTGCAGACCGCATAATTGACCCGGAGGATGCCCTCGCCTTCAGCCAGTACCCGTTCTACTCGCCTGACTCGATCGTCACCTACGATGGCAAAGGCGGCTACACTGTCAGCGATCCGAGGAAGAGCAGCACTACTCAGATAGCTAACCCGGCCTCTGGCCCGGCCACGTACTCGGTAACCGGCCAGGTTATCAGCGCTGCAGACAACCAGCCCATAAGTGATGCCAGCGTCGTGTTAGACGACGTCATGCAGAAGACGAACGCCTACGGCGAGTTCAGGTTCGACAGCCTCAAGGCTGGCAACTATGACCTCGCAGTCAGCGCGGACGGCTACGTGGCTAAGACCATCGCTGTAAACCTCGACGATAACAAGCTGGTCAGCATCCCGCTCGACGAGGCATCTGCAGGATCTGCCATCACCGCAGGCGCGGCCAATGAAACTGCCAACATGACCACAGACGCTACCACTGACGGCTCTGCTGTCGCAGGCAACGCCACAGCCACTCCGACTACGGCCAGATCGCCGGGCTTTGATTTCGTCACTGTCCTTGCAGCGATCCTCGTCGTAGCAGGCGTACTGTTCTTCGTGGGCAGGAAAAACTAA
- a CDS encoding MBL fold metallo-hydrolase: protein MKVINVNGVFYDSNAYLLDAKRKTLVDAGIDGSRVLKSLPEDLELIILTHCHYDHIAAVPEIVKATGAKVAMHEADVPFIKSSKINCARMFGSDSPELKVDMVLKDGDEIDLGDVKLRVIHTPGHTPGSICLYEPVSKAMFTGDTVFEEGGFGRTDIGGNPEHMLSSLATLTRFEVVTLYPGHGNIVAENAPEALRTSLKSARFMLMI from the coding sequence ATGAAGGTGATTAACGTCAACGGGGTCTTTTACGACTCCAACGCATATTTACTTGACGCAAAACGTAAAACCCTTGTGGATGCAGGCATCGACGGGTCGAGGGTGCTAAAAAGCCTGCCTGAAGACCTAGAGCTGATCATCCTCACGCACTGCCATTATGATCACATAGCGGCGGTCCCCGAGATTGTGAAGGCTACGGGAGCGAAAGTAGCCATGCATGAGGCGGACGTGCCCTTTATCAAGAGCAGTAAGATCAACTGCGCCAGGATGTTCGGCAGCGATTCTCCTGAGCTCAAAGTGGACATGGTACTCAAGGACGGCGACGAGATCGACCTCGGAGACGTAAAGCTCAGGGTCATCCACACCCCGGGCCATACTCCGGGCAGTATTTGCCTGTACGAGCCGGTATCGAAGGCCATGTTCACCGGCGATACAGTATTCGAGGAGGGGGGCTTTGGCCGGACAGACATAGGAGGCAATCCTGAGCACATGTTAAGCTCTCTGGCGACCCTGACCAGATTCGAAGTGGTGACGCTTTACCCCGGACACGGCAACATCGTCGCAGAAAATGCGCCAGAGGCTTTGCGGACGTCCCTGAAAAGCGCCAGGTTCATGTTGATGATATAA
- the thiC gene encoding phosphomethylpyrimidine synthase ThiC has product MLIRDAKKGISHDIWEVSRREGVSADQLRGLLASGQVVIPKNVARNFPARAIGKYMSTKINANVGTSKDYDNPADEVEKARVAVKYGADAVMDLSTGSDIDAVRRRLVKEIDVPVGTVPIYHAARKRKNVVDMSSDDIFNSIREHAKDGVDFITVHCGVTMSTLDRLRRDPRVMNVVSRGGAFTIAWMLHNEAENPLYEEFDYLLEIAAEHDLTLSLGDGMRPGCMADASDRAQFMEVITLGELVGRCREKDVQSMVEGPGHVPLDEVGTSVSTMKKLTRDAPLYLLGPLVTDIAPGYDHIVGAIGGSIAGMYGADFLCMVTPSEHLALPTADDIREGTVVTKIAAHVADTVKEGQRELARARDLDMSRARGGLDWAKQYELAIDPEKARNIRETRMTASDACSMCGDLCAIKIVKDALKESKR; this is encoded by the coding sequence ATGTTGATCCGTGACGCAAAAAAGGGCATAAGCCACGATATATGGGAAGTTTCCAGGCGGGAGGGCGTTAGTGCTGACCAGCTGCGGGGCCTTCTGGCTTCGGGGCAGGTCGTCATCCCCAAAAATGTGGCGAGAAACTTTCCGGCGAGGGCGATCGGCAAGTACATGTCGACCAAGATTAACGCTAACGTAGGGACCTCAAAGGATTACGATAACCCCGCTGACGAAGTCGAAAAAGCCCGGGTGGCGGTAAAGTACGGCGCAGACGCAGTCATGGATCTCTCAACGGGCAGCGACATCGACGCAGTGCGCCGCCGCCTCGTGAAAGAGATCGACGTGCCCGTCGGCACAGTGCCCATCTACCATGCGGCCAGGAAGCGCAAGAACGTCGTGGACATGTCCTCCGACGACATCTTCAACTCGATCAGGGAGCACGCAAAAGACGGCGTGGACTTCATCACGGTTCACTGTGGAGTAACCATGTCGACGCTGGACCGCCTCAGGCGTGACCCGAGGGTGATGAACGTGGTCAGCCGGGGCGGCGCCTTTACTATTGCCTGGATGCTCCACAACGAGGCGGAAAATCCGCTGTACGAGGAATTCGACTATCTGCTGGAAATAGCGGCTGAGCACGATCTGACGCTGAGCCTCGGCGACGGCATGAGGCCCGGGTGCATGGCAGACGCCAGCGACAGGGCCCAATTCATGGAAGTGATCACGCTGGGAGAGCTTGTGGGCCGGTGCCGGGAAAAGGACGTGCAGTCGATGGTGGAAGGGCCCGGGCACGTTCCCCTTGACGAAGTCGGCACGAGCGTGAGCACTATGAAAAAGCTGACCAGAGATGCGCCGCTTTACCTGCTCGGCCCGCTGGTGACCGACATCGCCCCCGGCTACGACCACATCGTAGGGGCGATCGGAGGATCTATCGCCGGTATGTACGGCGCTGATTTTCTCTGCATGGTGACTCCTTCAGAACACCTGGCATTACCTACTGCAGACGACATCCGGGAGGGAACTGTCGTGACGAAGATCGCCGCCCACGTAGCGGACACGGTAAAGGAAGGCCAGCGGGAACTGGCCAGAGCCAGGGACCTGGACATGTCCCGGGCCAGAGGCGGCCTGGACTGGGCAAAGCAGTACGAGCTGGCCATCGACCCCGAAAAGGCTCGCAATATCCGGGAAACCCGGATGACCGCCAGCGACGCCTGCTCCATGTGCGGCGACCTCTGCGCCATCAAGATCGTCAAGGATGCCCTGAAGGAAAGCAAGAGATGA
- a CDS encoding sirohydrochlorin chelatase — protein sequence MKVALLIVGHGSRDPRADDVLPFYVEQLSKSGRFSTVQACYLEKPPRISEAVQAIDADRIIVMPLLLAHGYHTRATIPEELDITPPGGVVNGKEIILLEPLGRSEHIVRLIEERVMYTL from the coding sequence ATGAAGGTCGCTCTCTTAATTGTCGGACACGGCAGCAGAGACCCCCGGGCAGACGATGTGCTGCCTTTCTATGTCGAGCAGCTCTCAAAATCAGGCCGCTTTTCCACTGTACAGGCCTGCTACCTCGAGAAGCCGCCCAGGATCTCAGAGGCAGTACAGGCCATTGATGCAGACCGGATCATCGTCATGCCCCTGCTCCTTGCCCACGGCTACCACACCCGGGCGACCATCCCCGAAGAGCTGGACATCACGCCCCCGGGAGGCGTCGTTAACGGTAAAGAAATCATACTTCTTGAGCCTTTAGGGCGGTCAGAGCATATCGTCCGGCTCATCGAGGAGCGAGTGATGTACACTCTATAA
- a CDS encoding non-histone chromosomal MC1 family protein: MATEGREKRNFGLINEKGEEIGTFSGAQPRDAALKVANRGITSIVLREKGTKKLHYFVGKRELVAVPKNAPAWIQDAAKKNKGKIFKANVEKIGTAQLQFVKLERNDKSFFKIPKKAGEKKGKK, from the coding sequence ATGGCAACTGAAGGCAGGGAAAAGAGGAACTTTGGATTGATCAACGAAAAGGGCGAGGAAATTGGTACGTTCAGCGGCGCACAGCCGAGGGACGCAGCCCTGAAGGTCGCAAACCGGGGCATTACCAGCATCGTGCTGAGGGAGAAGGGAACCAAGAAGCTCCACTACTTCGTCGGCAAGAGGGAACTCGTCGCAGTGCCCAAGAACGCACCCGCCTGGATCCAGGACGCAGCCAAGAAGAACAAGGGTAAGATCTTCAAGGCAAACGTCGAGAAGATCGGCACCGCTCAGCTCCAGTTCGTGAAGCTCGAGAGGAATGACAAGTCGTTCTTCAAGATCCCCAAGAAGGCCGGCGAGAAGAAGGGCAAGAAATAA
- a CDS encoding class I SAM-dependent methyltransferase, translating to MLLNDLLKTTEDVFLIESSYEGIEMNLKSMGYLDKLRSLPEGSIEATVTIKDKKGSNLGIAYKNRHPDGDFWFVIPYPCAPPMRRQTEAMVTSISASGAIASAKSRKVDGETFSRAVRQYMSTSLAEGAFCDCTKEKEPLSFARNDRRGTRIRKLIQKTAGEHGKDPENLNALEICCGNGMSTMPLRRTFKTVLSVDNDRCAVCNGLYHGILVPEDTAVVDAMELSRFGLGKFDAVVGFMLGAIYEFNKPMWRKIMEESVKMLNDDGFLLLTVSKEDEMDFISKTFASMGIEGEVVDNRQKDSIYDSWAFVAVR from the coding sequence ATGCTCCTGAACGATCTGCTGAAGACCACCGAGGACGTATTTTTGATCGAAAGCAGCTACGAAGGAATCGAGATGAACCTGAAATCCATGGGATATCTCGACAAGCTTCGTAGTCTGCCGGAAGGCTCGATTGAGGCAACGGTGACGATCAAGGATAAAAAGGGAAGCAACCTGGGCATCGCCTACAAGAACCGGCACCCGGATGGAGATTTCTGGTTCGTGATACCGTATCCCTGTGCGCCGCCGATGCGCCGGCAGACTGAAGCAATGGTTACAAGCATTTCCGCGTCAGGAGCGATCGCTTCCGCTAAGTCCAGAAAGGTAGATGGAGAGACGTTTTCCAGAGCTGTTCGCCAGTACATGTCTACCAGCCTGGCGGAGGGGGCCTTCTGTGACTGTACGAAGGAGAAGGAGCCGCTGTCGTTTGCCCGTAACGACAGGCGAGGCACGCGGATAAGAAAACTGATACAAAAGACAGCCGGTGAGCACGGTAAGGATCCTGAAAACCTGAACGCGCTGGAGATCTGCTGCGGCAACGGCATGTCGACGATGCCCTTACGCAGGACCTTTAAAACAGTCCTGTCGGTAGATAACGATCGCTGCGCCGTCTGCAACGGCCTCTACCACGGCATCCTGGTGCCTGAGGATACCGCTGTAGTAGACGCCATGGAGCTTTCCAGGTTCGGGCTGGGAAAATTCGACGCCGTCGTGGGTTTCATGTTAGGTGCGATATACGAATTCAACAAGCCCATGTGGAGAAAGATCATGGAGGAGTCGGTTAAGATGCTAAACGACGACGGTTTCCTCCTGCTTACTGTCAGCAAGGAAGACGAGATGGATTTCATCTCAAAGACGTTTGCGTCGATGGGTATCGAGGGCGAGGTGGTCGATAACCGCCAAAAAGATAGCATTTACGATAGCTGGGCCTTTGTTGCTGTGAGATAA